The following proteins come from a genomic window of Vanessa tameamea isolate UH-Manoa-2023 chromosome 6, ilVanTame1 primary haplotype, whole genome shotgun sequence:
- the LOC113393411 gene encoding serine/threonine-protein kinase Nek8-like: MPCKLINMDFKKRFKKHNLKILKTIGKGTYGNVYLCEMMKNNMLTIVKDIELNIKIQDHKQEIANEVKILSKMKHPNIIKFYECYYLDNHVMICMEYAISGNLAEYMYQRCPKLIKQQEILFYFCQVLLGVSYIHKLQIIHRDLKAENILLTGSNGVIVKIGDFGISKMLASAKKTSTVIGTPYYLAPELCEGKPYDTKSDIWALGCLLYEMCTHRRAFESETLVGLVKAITCGSVHPVDLTVYDRGIQDLIDSMLSILPDKRPTIKDLMGKKIILEMIYVVYLDAGNDELLNVKFNNL; encoded by the exons ATGccgtgtaaattaataaatatggattttaaaaagagatttaaaaaGCATAATTTGAAGATATTGAAGACTATTGGGAAAGGCACATATGG AAACGTTTACCTATGCGAAATGATGAAAAACAATATGTTGACGATAGTAAAAGATAtagaattaaacataaaaatacaggACCATAAACag GAAATAGCGAACGAAGTTAAGATATTATCAAAAATGAAACatcctaatataataaaattttatgaatgttattatttagataatcaCGTAATGATATGTATGGAATATGCTATTAGCGGGAATCTAGCGGAATACATGTATCAGCGATGTCCTAAATTAATAAAGCAGCAG gaaatattattctatttttgcCAAGTATTATTAGGAGTTAGTTACATTCACAAGTTACAAATAATTCATAGAGACTTGAAAgctgaaaatatacttttgacGGGAAGTAATGGAGTTATTGTAAAAATTGGTGACTTCGGTATCTCTAAAATGTTGGCTAG tGCGAAAAAAACCTCGACTGTAATTGGTACTCCATATTATTTAGCACCCGAATTATGTGAGGGAAAGCCGTATGATACAAAAAGCGACATTTGGGCTTTAGGCTGTTTACTTTATGAAATGTGTACACATCGCAGAGCGTTTGAATCCGAG ACCCTCGTTGGATTAGTTAAAGCTATAACATGTGGAAGTGTACACCCAGTTGACCTAACTGTTTATGACAGGGGTATTCAGGACCTTATCGACTCAATGCTATCTATTTTACCAGACAAAAGACCAACAATAAAAGATCTCATGGGAAAAAAGATTATTCTGGAAAtgatatatgttgtatatttagaTGCTGGTAATGATGAATTGttgaatgtaaaatttaataatttgtaa
- the LOC113393425 gene encoding NADH dehydrogenase [ubiquinone] 1 beta subcomplex subunit 7, translating into MGQMMGSYNARNVDLYMDDNPTFNHQDGFSFNRKQREMIAKEEDLVSARIPPKYRDYCSHYLLEYQVCRYKNMPMLYKCAHEKHDYLNCEHQDYMLRMKEFERERRLRLRENRLVGVA; encoded by the exons ATGGGGCAAATGATGGGATCATATAACGCTCGAAATGTAGACCTTTATATGGACGATAATCCCACATTTAATCACCAGGATGGATTTTCTTTCAACAGAAAACAACGAG aaATGATAGCAAAGGAAGAGGACTTGGTCTCGGCTAGAATCCCACCAAAATATCGTGATTATTGTTCCCATTATTTGCTTGAATACCAAGTATGCCGTTACAAGAATATGCCAATGTTGTATAAATGTGCTCATGAAAAACATGACTATTTAAATTGTGAACATCAAGA TTATATGCTTCGTATGAAAGAATTTGAACGTGAACGACGCCTGCGATTGAGAGAGAACAGACTCGTCGGAGTTGCATAA
- the LOC113393543 gene encoding uncharacterized protein LOC113393543: MGDAGGTMSVRGKFKGKVGEDEDPEEEVWNSEDEDETIARIQRAHFAQAAAMNPRKKTNQRPRPMSHKRKMEAVKTFHDFTKKLKKDTGITIRSLIGQNVLELSDFSSDDNNTDSDGLSEEEFIVDPSAAQDLNDENDSYIDPETGDIVEAKKSKQIVAGLPESVLDESTVHKSDQEPKTLTISDIINEGGLDLIKNVEIAEVEQGELCSDKTTEELLNMSKQEDASQDFELTEKLKEMEQISVKPVNSDEQEDDEKEQSEEKQEETDEEKKSSNPNTLNVRRNIREVMDEKNLDASTLAAQRQESERLARVQEQQRIIREVQRQIALNRQNKIHQKTLSLLQGGSSLLKKGGSGQKLNLPNTVLVKLPSGDVKKTSVKQGQLEVTKVSKPTTSGASMLQKPVKPDQKSEKKEVVEIVDSSSGEDSSSSSSDSDDCIMLSDSEVPPSPEAEDDPGNSGLHVNDTYNVPDEQGRVLINIGHAENEEDIFLAPQIARIIKPHQIGGVRFLFDNIIESVQRFSTSTGFGCILAHSMGLGKTLQIVCFCDIFLRHTNSKTVLCIMPINTLQNWVAEFNMWLPLDATNSPLAAHGEVRPRNFPIYVLNDSHKTLQMRAKVVKEWSTVGGVLMIGYELYRLLSMKKDKKPRKKKKTDKNDTEKEKEEKKTERLDDDVQGVHTNHLKSLDDIRADRDDGDFLGKADTEPKDDKKEDTQNDEDKKLLDEMYEALVKPGPDLVICDEGHRIKNSHSNISYALKQMRTKRRVVLTGYPLQNNLLEYWCMVDFVRPNYLGSKTEFCNMFERPIQNGQCIDSTPQDIRLMRYRAHVLHSLLVGFVQRRSHAVLQSTLPQKEEYVLLVRLTPLQRKLYDRFMNEVVRSASVPNPLKAFAICCKIWNHPDVLYNFLKKRNEVNAAIEEDLDLEEIGGVTKAGRTKNSKGTPRRTAKPRGSSKKPAATIPPNTTASIQPRQDTNTFTDAPYPSNGSYGPNSFPNPTPSDHPAADGATFSQYTPYQNSNSGYFPPNPNYNSEYGNNYYPQQPPYGSNYPNQYSPNNPEQGYNQNFWGNSNYYGNQGYYGNQQYGPNQPPAEFNGNPPPGYNNPSQYSSNYNPPPNNPPYPGNSLPPYSNNQEGYGNQIRPPYQGTFPNTPGYSQYNAQNPPPEYRNNAPSQEFSNQSYPQTFTGNPGYEGNPPAAYNQFGNQPPNYPNYANNIPPHQSQNSSMANQPQGNSSSNQPIVKTECSMDSNYRPGEVKTEPNEPPTSSSTPYGNPYGYPSRYPETENPNGNYNCPYPNFPPPLETKPPLCSASSGSPVTSWPLTETLKTEVDKIKAEEKMEMKSESDGEVKIEDLDTKKIVKDEIKKDFNVMPMLHKNMPMQFFNKCDKISKMDSVKSDVSETDVETTKKGRQKGKRKEEKKADKPKPRGRAAKAKGRKDRKNSKEKNNDESESEESEKEEKLNKEEEVALTKKAEEVTYDWASELFKEYIPGIIENSAKMELFFYILNESIKLGDRLLLFSQSLFTLNLIEDFLERNFIPGTTRFWERNTSYYRLDGSTHALEREKLINEFNANPHVYLFLVSTRAGSLGINLVGANRVIVFDASWNPCHDTQAVCRVYRYGQKKPCFVYRFVMDCCLEKKIYDRQINKQGMADRVVDECNPDAVLSMKEITNLCFDNDEKEAGIKDLSEHRDKYIDMLMQGIITLHSKLLSKEPFQHESLLVDRKEKKLSSAEKRLAQRGYELEKKAASAPKPTTAYRTVRTADGSLVQRPVASVRPMQHGARWIPADVWRRQGMTAQEMTLPLDVVIPTNSAEKTNIVLKAGQRVMVLKSPKGIYMQLESGKIIAIKTSLKGLGQKGAENKDNPVGKKVLGNRPPPVNIPGSLKNNSAITITSKTGPRPGYHRVIRPSFNKITRPALSGQKISDIRNRLGELRSYSAMRGKLSMSPTRMLRPNLPGSLSITKIPKEVKRPTTGNNSPVTANVDDEPHVLDSDDEEDTNKEENSQSPKGSAEDKSLDESKSLSENDNNKSVEKENSNNEYREPIVLTTDEKLPSEEALEDKSQSENDSTETPMNLQTKLNDDTPMNLVSRSSSKINLLKNYRHQRPVHRTPNESSLSQLERTATALNKEGLPDFRKNLDDITQSYSPGSEEKSSSSRKKRSPSKVDVTDSQNERQTNMSHSVSSLLGPSNLTKPRMGDHPIQNSIPQIPQIPQQLNRLPNTGNIAGIPQDPHSLAYNLGTKHQPLPTNIGHSGLIPNASPSVCNEPPAGPLRSGTEVPTAMPANVMPTSSQSYPTGNPPPEAPYGQYPGYGIGYGAYPNTAYYGGYGSGYYPHYGPHGAAAGAPAPFTGTPPAPTEPYLPSNPQW, from the exons atgGGTGATGCTGGCGGGACTATGTCAGTTAGAGGCAAATTTAAAGGAAAAGTTGGAGAAGATGAAGATCCGGAAGAGGAAGTTTGGAACAGCGAGGACGAAGATGAAACTATTGCAAGGATACAACGCGCACATTTTGCCCAGGCTGCTGCTATGAACCCTCGGAAGAAGACTAACCAACGTCCCCGACCAATGAGCCATAAAAGGAAAATGGAAGCAGTTAAAACATTTCACGAttttacaaagaaattaaaaaaggacACTGGCATTACTATCCGCAGTTTAATTGGTCAAAATGTGTTAGAATTAAGTGACTTTTCTAGTGATGACAATAACACTGATAGTGATGGTTTATCAGAAGAAGAGTTTATAGTTGATCCTAGTGCTGCACAAGATTTGAATGATGAGAATGACAGTTACATTGACCCAGAAACTGGAGACATTGTTGAAGCAAAGAAATCGAAACAAATAGTTGCAGGTTTACCAGAATCAGTGCTGGATGAGTCAACGGTTCATAAAAGTGATCAGGAACCAAAGACACTCACAATTagtgatataataaatgaagGTGGTttagatttgataaaaaatgttgaGATAGCTGAGGTAGAGCAAGGCGAGCTTTGTTCTGATAAAACAACAgaggaattattaaatatgtcaaaacaAGAAGATGCGAGTCAGGATTTTGAATTAacagaaaaattaaaagaaatggaACAGATAAGTGTAAAACCTGTAAATAGTGATGAACAAGAAGACGATGAGAAAGAACAAAGTGAAGAAAAACAAGAAGAAACAGATGAGGAG AAAAAGTCATCAAATCCTAATACATTGAATGTTCGACGAAACATCAGAGAAGTCATGGACGAGAAGAACCTAGACGCATCTACTCTTGCGGCACAGAGACAGGAGTCTGAGAGATTGGCTCGTGTTCAGGAACAGCAGAGAATTATTAGAGAG GTTCAAAGACAGATAGCTCTaaatagacaaaataaaatacatcaaaagACATTATCATTACTTCAGGGTGGATCATCCTTATTGAAAAAGGGTGGTTCTGGacaaaaattaaa CTTACCAAACACAGTATTAGTTAAATTACCATCTGGCGATGTAAAGAAGACTTCAGTTAAACAGGGTCAGCTTGAAGTAACAAAAGTATCAAAACCGACTACATCCGGGGCTTCCATGCTACAAAAACCAGTCAAACCCGATCAAAAGTCTGAGAAAAAAGAG GTCGTAGAAATAGTTGACAGCAGTAGTGGTGAGGACTCCTCTTCATCATCATCTGACTCAGATGATTGTATAATGTTGTCAGATTCAGAGGTTCCTCCCAGTCCAGAAGCTGAGGATGATCCAGGCAATTCTG GTCTTCATGTAAATGATACATATAATGTACCGGATGAGCAAGGACGTGTCCTAATAAATATAGGACATGCTGAAAATGAAGAAGATATATTCCTTGCACCACAAATTGCTAGGATTATTAAACCACACCAA ATTGGTGGAGTAAGGTTTTTATTTGACAACATAATAGAATCTGTGCAGAGATTTTCGACATCCACCGGTTTCGGCTGCATACTGGCACATTCCATGGGTTTAGGGAAAACACTTCAAATTGTCTGCTTCTGTGATATATTCTTACGACACACAAATTCCAAGACGGTTTTGTGCATCATGCCTATAAACACTCTTCAGAATTGG GTAGCTGAGTTCAATATGTGGCTTCCATTAGATGCAACAAATAGTCCACTAGCAGCACATGGCGAAGTTCGACCTCGAAACTTtcctatttatgtattaaacgACAGTCACAAGACATTACAAATGCGCGCTAAAGTTGTTAag gagTGGTCAACAGTAGGTGGAGTTTTAATGATTGGATATGAGTTGTATAGGTTATTAAGTatgaaaaaagacaaaaaaccTCGTAAGAAAAAGAAAACTGACAAAAACGACACAGAAAAAGAGAAAGAGGAAAAGAAAACTGAAAGATTGGATGATGATGTACAG GGAGTGCACACAAATCATTTAAAGTCATTAGATGATATACGAGCAGATAGAGATGATGGTGATTTTTTGGGAAAAGCAGACACAGAACCAAAAGATGACAAGAAAGAGGATACACAAAATGATGAAGACAAAAAACTCTTAGATG AAATGTATGAAGCTCTAGTTAAACCTGGGCCTGATTTAGTTATTTGCGATGAAGGTCATCGTATCAAAAATTCGCACTCAAACATATCTTACGCTTTAAAGCAAATGAGAACAAAACGCCGAGTCGTATTGAcag gttATCCTCTTCAAAATAACTTACTAGAGTATTGGTGTATGGTAGATTTTGTCCGTCCCAATTATTTGGGTAGTAAGACAGAGTTTTGTAACATGTTTGAAAGACCAATTCAAAATGGACAGTGTATAGATTCTACTCCCCAGGATATAAGACTTATGAGATACCGAGCACATGTATTACACTCTTTGCTTGTGGGTTTTGTTCAAAg ACGTTCCCACGCTGTGCTACAGTCGACGTTACCACAAAAAGAGGAATACGTACTTCTTGTACGATTGACACCATTACAGCGAAAATTATACGATCGATTTATGAATGAAGTAGTTAGATCTGCTTCAGTCCCTAATCCTTTGAAGGCATTTGCTATATGTTGCAAG ATATGGAATCATCCAGATGTACTTTATAATTTTCTGAAAAAACGAAATGAAGTCAATGCAGCTATAGAAGAGGATTTAGATTTGGAAGAAATTGGTGGGGTCACTAAAGCTGGCCGTACTAAAAATAGCAAAGGGACACCAAGAAGAACGGCCAAACCACgg gGGTCATCAAAGAAACCTGCAGCGACTATACCACCGAATACGACAGCGTCCATACAGCCGAGACAAGATACCAATACCTTTACGGACGCACCGTACCCTTCCAATGGCTCATATGGACCTAATTCGTTTCCAAATCCGACTCCGTCTGATCATCCTGCAGCTGACGGAGCTACTTTTTCTCAATATACACCTTACCAAAACTCTAATAGTGGCTATTTTCCCCCTAATCCCAATTATAATTCGGAAtatggaaataattattacccGCAGCAACCCCCATATGGGAGTAACTATCCAAATCAATATTCTCCAAATAATCCAGAGCAGGGTTATAACCAAAACTTTTGGGGAAACAGTAACTATTATGGTAATCAAGGATATTATGGAAATCAGCAATATGGACCTAATCAACCTCCAGCTGAATTCAATGGAAATCCTCCTCCGGGTTATAATAACCCCTCACAATACTCATCAAACTATAATCCACCTCCAAACAATCCGCCATATCCAGGGAATTCCTTGCCACCCTATTCGAATAACCAAGAAGGTTACGGAAATCAAATAAGGCCTCCATATCAAGGAACGTTTCCAAACACGCCTGGATATTCGCAATATAATGCTCAGAATCCTCCACCAGAATATCGGAATAACGCACCATCTCAAGAATTTTCAAATCAGTCATATCCACAAACATTTACTGGAAATCCTGGCTACGAAGGCAATCCGCCTGCAGCTTACAATCAGTTCGGTAATCAACCTCCTAATTATCCAAACTACGCAAATAATATTCCACCTCATCAAAGTCAGAATAGTTCAATGGCTAACCAGCCCCAGGGAAATAGTTCTTCTAATCAACCAATTGTGAAAACTGAATGTTCAATGGATTCGAACTATAGACCCGGTGAAGTAAAAACTGAACCAAATGAGCCACCAACTTCGTCATCAACTCCTTATGGCAATCCATATGGTTACCCTTCACGGTATCCAGAAACAGAAAATCCAAACGGCAATTACAATTGTCCGTATCCAAATTTTCCTCCTCCACTTGAAACAAAACCACCTCTATGTAGCGCAAGTTCTGGCAGTCCTGTTACTTCATGGCCGTTGACGGAGACACTTAAAACGGAGGTTGATAAAATTAAAGCTGAAGAAAAAATGGAAATGAAGTCTGAATCAGACGGAGAAGTAAAGATTGAAGATTTAGAtacgaaaaaaattgttaaagatgaaattaaaaaagactTTAATGTAATGCCTATGTTACATAAAAACATGCCAATgcaattttttaacaaatgtgaCAAAATTTCGAAGATGGATAGTGTGAAAAGTGATGTGTCGGAGACAGATGTAGAAACTACGAAAAAAGGTAGACAAAAGGGTAAAAGGAAAGAAGAGAAGAAAGCTGATAAACCTAAGCCCAGAGGCAGAGCGGCTAAGGCGAAAGGGCGAAAAGATCGAAAGAattcgaaagaaaaaaataacgacGAATCAGAATCAGAGGAAAGCGAAAAAGAGGAGAAATTGAATAAGGAGGAAGAAGTAGCATTAACGAAAAAGGCTGAGGAAGTGACATACGATTGGGCATCTGAATTATTTAAAGAGTATATACCTGGTATTATAGAAAACTCTGCTAAGATGGAGcttttcttttacattttaaatgagaGTATAAAACTCGGAGACAGGTTATTGCTGTTTAGTCAGAGCTTGTTCACACTTAACCTTATTGAAGATTTTCTAGAGAGAAATTTTATACCTGGTACTACACGATTTTGGGAGAGGAATACATCGTACTATC GTTTGGATGGTTCTACCCATGCACTGGAACGGGAAAAACTTATTAATGAGTTCAATGCGAATCCTCACGTGTACTTGTTCCTGGTATCGACTCGTGCTGGCTCCTTAGGTATCAATCTAGTAGGCGCTAATCGTGTCATTGTATTTGACGCAAGTTGGAATCCATGTCACGATACTCAGGCAGTTTGCCGAGTTTACAG ATATGGGCAAAAGAAGCCGTGCTTTGTGTATCGGTTTGTAATGGACTGCTGTCTTGAAAAGAAGATTTATGACCGGCAAATAAATAAGCAAGGAATGGCTGATCGAGTTGTGGATGAGTGTAATCCGGACGCTGTTCTCTCCATGAAAGAGATTACGAATTTGTGTTTTGACAATGATGAAAAG GAAGCAGGAATCAAGGATTTATCAGAACACAGAGATAAATACATTGACATGCTTATGCAAGGAATTATAACATTACACAGCAAGTTGTTAAGCAAAGAACCATTCCAACATGAATCATTGCTGGTCGATAGAAAGGAAAAGAAATTGTCAAGCGCTGAAAAAAGACTTGCACAGAGAGG ATACGAGTTAGAGAAGAAGGCGGCGTCGGCGCCCAAGCCGACGACGGCGTACCGGACGGTGCGCACGGCGGACGGCAGCCTCGTGCAGCGGCCCGTGGCGTCCGTGCGGCCCATGCAGCACGGCGCGCGCTGGATCCCCGCCGACGTGTGGCGCCGCCAGGGCATGACCGCGCAGGAGATGACGCTGCCCTTAG atgTTGTTATACCAACGAATTCAGCGGAGAAAACTAATATAGTCCTAAAGGCGGGTCAACGTGTTATGGTGTTGAAGTCACCCAAGGGAATCTATATGCAACTGGAATCTGGAAAGATAATTGCAATCAAAACGTCGCTTAAAGGCTTAGGACAAAAAGGTGCAGAAAACAAAGACAATCCAGTAGGAAAGAAAG ttttagGCAATCGACCACCTCCAGTCAACATACCTGGATCTCTGAAAAATAACTCTGCAATTACGATTACGTCTAAAACGGGACCAAGACCCGGTTATCACAGGGTTATAAGAccttcatttaacaaaattacaagACCTGCACTTTCCGGTCAAAAAATCTCTGATATTAGAAATCGTTTAGGAGAATTGCGATCGTACTCCGCCATGCGGGGTAAACTTTCCATGTCACCAACTCGAATGCTTCGACCTAACTTACCGGGTTCCCTGAGTATTACGAAAATACCTAAAGAAGTTAAGCGACCTACAACTGGCAATAATTCACCAGTTACTGCTAATGTGGATGATGAGCCTCATGTTTTAGACAGTGATGATGAAGAAGATACGAATAAAGAGGAAAATTCACAGTCGCCTAAAGGAAGTGCAGAAGATAAAAGTTTGGACGAGTCTAAATCCTTGTCTGAAAATGATAACAATAAGAGTGTAGAaaaagaaaattcaaataaCGAATATAGAGAACCTATCGTTTTAACTACAGACGAAAAATTACCTTCAGAGGAAGCGTTAGAAGATAAATCTCAATCTGAAAATGATTCGACAGAAACCCCCATGAATttacaaactaaattaaatgaCGACACGCCTATGAATCTCGTTAGTCGAAGTTCGAGTAAAATTAATCTTCTGAAAAATTATAGACATCAACGTCCAGTTCATCGCACACCAAACGAGTCAAGTCTTAGTCAGTTGGAAAGAACAGCGACTGCTTTGAACAAAGAAGGTCTTCCCGATTTTAGAAAGAATTTAGATGATATAACACAATCCTACTCACCTGGATCTGAAGAGAAAAGCAGTTCATCAAGGAAAAAACGGTCACCCAGTAAAGTTGATGTAACTGATTCCCAAAATGAAAGACAGACAAATATGTCTCACAGTGTTTCTAGTCTACTGGGTCCTAGCAACTTGACGAAGCCCAGGATGGGTGATCACCCGATACAAAATTCCATACCACAGATACCACAGATACCACAACAACTCAATCGATTGCCTAATACGGGTAATATTGCGGGAATCCCCCAAGATCCTCATTCTCTTGCTTACAATTTAGGCACTAAACATCAACCTTTACCGACAAATATCGGACATAGTGGCTTGATTCCAAACGCCTCGCCGTCAGTGTGTAACGAGCCTCCAGCTGGTCCCCTAAGAAGTGGAACTGAAGTTCCTACTGCAATGCCTGCGAATGTTATGCCAACTTCTAGCCAATCATATCCTACTGGTAATCCTCCACCAGAGGCACCATACGGTCAATATCCAG GTTATGGAATAGGATACGGTGCGTATCCCAATACTGCATACTATGGCGGTTACGGAAGTGGTTATTATCCGCACTATGGGCCCCATGGCGCAGCAGCTGGGGCTCCAGCGCCATTTACGGGGACTCCCCCTGCTCCCACGGAGCCCTACCTGCCGTCAAATCCGCAGTGGTAA